TGGCTGAAAAAGGTTAAACCCGGTTAATTGAGCATAGAAGAAACCGGGTTTTTAGCAAAAACCCGGTTTCTATTTGGTTACAGTGGTGTTTGAACTTAAAGGTTTTCTGGATTCAGTAATTAACTATTAATAATTAATGATTAATTACGACCTTTCATGTACGGTTAAGGGGCAAAAAAATCAGCTACTATAAGTAATGTTAACGTTTACCAGGCAAAGGAGATGGGTAATCCTCTAATTGGAGTGTATCACCTGAGTAAAACCTATCCCGTCGCGATTAAGGAATCGGGATTTCAGGGCACATTACGGCACTTCTGGAAACGGCAGTACCGCCAAGTTGAAGCCGTTAAAAATATTTCCTTTGAGATTGAAGCGGGTGAAGTCGTAGGATTCTTAGGGGCAAATGGAGCAGGAAAAACTACGACGTTAAAGATGTTGACGGGTTTGGTGCATTCCTCTGGCGGCCAGGTGACGGTAGGAGGATATGTGCCCTTTAAGCGTGAGAGGAATTTTTTACGCAATATTACGTTGGTCATGGGTCAAAAACAACAATTGTTGTGGGATTTGCCGGCCATGGATTCCCTGCGAATTAATGCGGCAGTCTATGAGTTATCAACCTCAGAATTTCGATCGCGTTTAGGGGAACTGACGGAACTGCTCTCATTACAGGAGAAACTAACACAACCCGTGCGTAAGCTGTCCCTAGGAGAGCGAATGAAAGCAGAACTTTTAGCGGCTTTGCTGCACCGGCCACAAGTGTTATTTTTAGATGAGCCAACTTTGGGATTGGATGTGAATGCTCAGGAGAATGTGCGGGAATTTCTGAGGGAGTATAATCAGCGGTATGGGGCGACGATTTTGTTAACGAGTCATTATATGGCTGATATTACTGCATTATGCGATCGCGTCCTCTTAATCCACAAAGGAGAATTAGTCTATGATGGTTCCTTGCAAAGGCTGCTCGATCGCTTTGCGCCCTATCGAGAAGTGCAAGTAGACTTAGCCCAAGAGTATTTAACCACAGAATTGGAAACTTACGCAGAAATTGAGGAGATCGCCGGTCACCAAGTCCGCTTTTTAGTCCAACGAGAAGCCTTAACTACCACTATTTCCCATATTCTCGCTGACTTAGAGATTGTCGATCTCAAAATTACTGACCCTCCCATTGAAGAAATTATTGGTCGAGTCTTTCGCACGGGAATGACAACATGAAATTCACTCTAAAGAAAGCCCAAACCTTTCTCGATACTTATTATGCCCACATGGTTGAATATCGAGCAGAACTGTTTTTATGGGCTATCTCCAACAGTTTACCCTTTATTCTTATGGGCGTTTGGATTGAAGCGGCTGATAGCGGTCAATTTGCTTTAAGTTCTATCGAATTTGGGCGCTACTTTTTAAGCGTCTTTCTCGTACGCCAATTAGCATTGGTTTGGGTGATTTGGGAATTTGAAGAGGAAGTAGTGCAGGGTCAACTTTCCCCAAAATTATTACAACCTATTGATCCGGTTGCCCATTATCTCGCTCGCCATATTGCAGAACGGCTGGCAAGAATTCCCTTTACCATTGGCTTAGTGGTTTTATTCTTTGTGCTGTATCCCCAAGCTTTTTGGATACCCAGTTGGCAGGAGATCGCCTTTTTTCTGGTCATTACTCAAATTGTCTTTGCGGTCCGATTTGCACTTCAATATACCTTCGCTATTTTTGCCTTTTGGACAGAACGGGCTGGCGCTCT
This sequence is a window from Roseofilum reptotaenium CS-1145. Protein-coding genes within it:
- a CDS encoding ABC transporter ATP-binding protein, yielding MGNPLIGVYHLSKTYPVAIKESGFQGTLRHFWKRQYRQVEAVKNISFEIEAGEVVGFLGANGAGKTTTLKMLTGLVHSSGGQVTVGGYVPFKRERNFLRNITLVMGQKQQLLWDLPAMDSLRINAAVYELSTSEFRSRLGELTELLSLQEKLTQPVRKLSLGERMKAELLAALLHRPQVLFLDEPTLGLDVNAQENVREFLREYNQRYGATILLTSHYMADITALCDRVLLIHKGELVYDGSLQRLLDRFAPYREVQVDLAQEYLTTELETYAEIEEIAGHQVRFLVQREALTTTISHILADLEIVDLKITDPPIEEIIGRVFRTGMTT
- a CDS encoding ABC transporter permease, which translates into the protein MKFTLKKAQTFLDTYYAHMVEYRAELFLWAISNSLPFILMGVWIEAADSGQFALSSIEFGRYFLSVFLVRQLALVWVIWEFEEEVVQGQLSPKLLQPIDPVAHYLARHIAERLARIPFTIGLVVLFFVLYPQAFWIPSWQEIAFFLVITQIVFAVRFALQYTFAIFAFWTERAGALEQFWTLLYVFLSGMIAPLQVFPPVVQEILWWTPFPYLINFPASVLIGLPVNWGRALCTLIGWGLIFSAANRWLWRKGLKHYSGMGA